The following proteins are encoded in a genomic region of [Eubacterium] hominis:
- a CDS encoding MurR/RpiR family transcriptional regulator, with protein MVSKEIINSFNEKELQVYQYVEANKEKAGYMRIRELAQACDVSTATVLRFVKKIGLENYNAFKYWCHQQEHTATTMYHTKEILECVEKLDTPYYKELIEEAADIIEASDFVIFVGIGNSGGIAHYGARCFSNAGTYALCQDDPFYNTKCIKGNPVIIILSVSGETKEMIQQVSGYHSKGCTMITISTTSSGTLCKLADLTIAYHIKYRATQPQTDFSSQIPAVYLIEMMAHELLQRNRDTEAV; from the coding sequence ATGGTAAGTAAAGAAATTATCAATAGCTTTAATGAAAAAGAACTGCAGGTATATCAATATGTAGAAGCCAACAAAGAAAAAGCAGGCTATATGCGTATCCGTGAACTTGCTCAGGCTTGTGATGTTTCCACAGCTACTGTTTTACGTTTTGTGAAAAAGATTGGTTTAGAGAACTATAATGCCTTTAAATACTGGTGTCATCAACAAGAGCATACAGCCACCACAATGTATCATACCAAAGAGATCTTGGAGTGTGTGGAAAAATTAGATACTCCATATTATAAAGAGCTGATTGAAGAAGCTGCGGATATCATTGAAGCAAGTGACTTTGTGATTTTTGTGGGGATTGGTAATTCTGGTGGTATTGCACATTATGGCGCACGCTGTTTTTCAAACGCCGGTACCTATGCATTATGTCAGGATGATCCATTCTACAACACCAAATGTATTAAAGGCAATCCCGTGATTATTATATTAAGTGTATCAGGAGAAACCAAAGAAATGATTCAACAGGTATCAGGATATCATAGTAAAGGATGTACCATGATAACAATATCCACAACATCTTCTGGGACTTTATGTAAACTAGCGGATTTAACAATTGCCTATCATATAAAATATCGTGCTACACAGCCTCAAACAGACTTCTCATCACAGATTCCAGCAGTCTATCTGATAGAGATGATGGCACACGAGCTGTTACAAAGAAATCGCGATACAGAAGCTGTGTAA
- a CDS encoding aminopeptidase P N-terminal domain-containing protein has protein sequence MFDTRRKKLLESLPSHSITLFFSGKAPYKIGDEKYEFSVDRNFYYLTGLDRENMVLALFKGEDLTEELLFIEQYDEAQAKWVGGKMFPDEASEISDIEEIYWVEEIMEILGSRISRLYDHEERVQVFADFTKQEPYQEDRASFTFCRELLKLYPYIELRNVAEKITRLRLIKDDIEIEQLKEAIRVTNEGILQMMKYAEPEMGEHQIEAYFDFVLKSNDCDHSFPSIVAGGANATVLHYSDNNQYVDDNEMVLCDLGASYEYMCADITRTFPVNGKFTKRQRQIYDIVLAGNKYIMSLVKPGLTLRGLNNELIRFYEQELGKIGLLDEEHSVQDYYWHGVSHMLGLETHDVTLSNYLLEPGNVFTIEPGLYLEEEGIGVRIEDNVLVTEDGCINLSKDIIKEADDIEKFMQSVKQE, from the coding sequence ATGTTTGATACAAGAAGAAAAAAATTATTGGAATCATTACCATCACATTCCATAACCCTGTTTTTCTCAGGGAAAGCGCCTTATAAAATAGGCGATGAGAAATATGAATTTTCAGTAGACCGCAACTTTTACTATTTAACCGGATTAGATCGTGAGAATATGGTACTTGCGCTATTTAAAGGCGAAGATTTAACAGAAGAATTATTGTTTATTGAACAATATGATGAAGCCCAGGCAAAATGGGTTGGCGGGAAAATGTTTCCCGATGAAGCATCAGAAATCAGCGATATTGAAGAAATCTATTGGGTAGAAGAAATTATGGAAATACTTGGTTCAAGAATTTCTCGTTTATATGACCATGAAGAACGTGTCCAGGTATTCGCAGACTTCACAAAACAAGAACCATATCAGGAGGATCGTGCATCTTTTACTTTCTGTCGTGAATTATTGAAACTGTATCCTTATATAGAGTTACGTAATGTCGCAGAAAAAATCACACGTTTACGTCTAATTAAAGATGATATTGAAATTGAACAATTAAAAGAAGCAATTCGTGTCACAAATGAAGGCATCCTACAGATGATGAAATATGCAGAACCAGAAATGGGTGAACACCAGATTGAAGCTTATTTTGACTTTGTGTTGAAATCAAATGATTGTGATCACAGTTTCCCTTCTATTGTGGCAGGTGGTGCAAATGCGACTGTTCTACATTATAGTGACAATAATCAATATGTGGATGACAATGAAATGGTACTGTGTGATTTAGGTGCATCTTATGAATATATGTGCGCAGATATCACAAGAACGTTCCCGGTAAATGGTAAATTCACAAAACGTCAGCGTCAGATTTATGATATCGTATTAGCTGGCAACAAGTATATTATGAGTCTTGTAAAACCAGGCTTAACCCTTCGTGGATTAAATAATGAATTGATTCGTTTCTATGAACAAGAACTTGGAAAGATTGGTTTATTAGATGAAGAACACAGTGTTCAGGATTACTACTGGCATGGAGTATCCCACATGCTTGGCTTAGAAACACATGATGTAACTTTATCCAATTATCTATTAGAACCAGGCAATGTCTTTACTATTGAACCAGGTTTATATCTGGAAGAAGAAGGTATTGGTGTTCGTATTGAAGATAATGTGTTAGTCACAGAAGATGGATGTATCAATCTATCAAAAGATATTATAAAAGAAGCTGATGATATTGAAAAGTTTATGCAAAGTGTAAAACAGGAGTAG
- a CDS encoding MurR/RpiR family transcriptional regulator, with product MSDEAMLTIEQLKSMNELEMEIYEYIMHHKEQVLHMKIRELADEVHVSTTTILRFCKKAGCNGFAEFKIKFQLYLQKNETLRSDHDISLMLDFFHKINQPSFYEKIEEVAQKIVTCDKIIFIGIGTSGLLGQYGARIFNNYGKFSFCIEDPFTPIANGSCEHSCIIALSVSGETIEPIRMMNVFLRENCMSVAITNQEDCTLARMCDYTFNYYMPEFRMEETFNVTTQVPVVFIIETLAKRVRELIEMI from the coding sequence GTGAGTGATGAAGCAATGTTGACGATTGAACAGTTAAAAAGTATGAATGAATTAGAAATGGAAATCTATGAATATATCATGCATCATAAGGAACAGGTATTGCATATGAAAATCCGGGAGCTTGCAGATGAGGTACATGTATCTACCACCACAATTTTACGTTTTTGTAAGAAGGCAGGATGTAATGGATTTGCGGAATTTAAAATCAAGTTTCAACTATATCTTCAAAAAAATGAAACATTGCGCAGTGATCACGATATTTCTTTGATGCTGGATTTCTTTCATAAAATCAATCAGCCTTCCTTCTATGAAAAGATTGAAGAAGTCGCGCAGAAAATTGTCACATGCGATAAAATTATCTTTATTGGCATTGGCACCAGCGGATTATTAGGACAGTATGGAGCACGCATATTTAATAATTATGGTAAGTTTTCTTTTTGTATCGAAGATCCTTTTACGCCAATAGCGAATGGCAGTTGTGAACATTCCTGTATCATTGCATTGTCAGTGAGTGGAGAAACAATAGAGCCAATTCGTATGATGAATGTTTTTCTTAGAGAAAACTGTATGAGTGTGGCAATCACCAATCAGGAAGATTGTACCCTGGCAAGAATGTGTGATTATACATTTAATTATTATATGCCAGAGTTTCGTATGGAAGAAACCTTCAATGTGACAACTCAGGTACCAGTGGTTTTCATCATTGAAACATTAGCGAAACGTGTAAGAGAATTGATAGAGATGATATAA
- a CDS encoding PTS sugar transporter subunit IIC, which translates to MSVMETMQSKMEATLVPFAAKLNAQRHVAAVRDAFTLAFPLTLAGSIITLINYAILSPDGFIAKILHLGDLIPNLADFQAILSPVLNGTANIMSILIVFLTAYKLAGEKKGDQVLSGVTAIGTYFIIYPNYVNVENVGNALPMNFMGAQGLFVALLVGLLVGEFLTALQKNKRLAIKMPEAVPPAVAQSFNLLIPIIIILMGSSFLNYLFSFLADGGIQYVIYNAIQAPFASLGGNIFTILIFAVVQQFLWVLGIHGPNTLSALRTVMFAQQGIDNLAYYGANGTTIGTPFPITWAGINDAFGNTGGSGATLGMIIAIYLVARKDKQQFQIAKLATAPGLFNINEPLIFGLPIVMNPIYVIPFILAPVICNIFGYLCVSVFEIIPPVAVDVGWTTPGFLIPFLGSGGTNYLSLVVGILCVGISTLIYLPFVKAAAVANLKAAAKLEAQEDDDDAFDMSGL; encoded by the coding sequence ATGAGTGTAATGGAAACCATGCAGTCAAAAATGGAAGCAACCTTAGTTCCATTTGCCGCAAAACTTAACGCACAACGCCATGTCGCAGCTGTACGTGATGCCTTCACACTGGCATTCCCGCTGACACTGGCTGGATCAATTATCACATTAATCAATTATGCAATACTTTCACCAGATGGCTTTATCGCTAAAATCTTACATTTGGGAGATCTGATACCTAACTTAGCTGATTTTCAGGCAATCTTATCACCAGTACTAAATGGTACTGCCAACATTATGTCTATCCTGATCGTATTCTTAACAGCATATAAGCTGGCAGGGGAAAAGAAAGGAGATCAGGTATTATCCGGAGTTACTGCCATTGGTACGTACTTCATCATCTATCCAAACTATGTTAATGTGGAAAACGTGGGTAACGCATTACCAATGAACTTCATGGGGGCACAGGGATTGTTTGTCGCATTGCTTGTGGGTCTGCTTGTAGGAGAATTCCTAACAGCTTTACAGAAAAACAAACGTTTGGCAATTAAAATGCCAGAGGCTGTACCACCAGCAGTTGCACAGTCTTTCAACTTATTGATTCCTATCATTATCATCCTGATGGGATCATCTTTCCTAAACTATCTATTCTCATTCTTAGCGGATGGTGGAATCCAATATGTCATCTATAACGCAATTCAGGCACCGTTCGCATCTTTAGGTGGAAATATCTTCACAATCCTGATCTTTGCCGTTGTACAGCAGTTCTTATGGGTACTGGGAATCCATGGACCAAATACATTGAGTGCTCTTCGTACTGTAATGTTTGCTCAGCAGGGTATTGATAACTTAGCTTACTATGGCGCAAATGGGACTACTATTGGTACACCATTCCCAATCACATGGGCTGGTATCAACGATGCATTCGGTAATACCGGTGGATCTGGTGCTACTTTGGGTATGATCATCGCTATTTACTTAGTTGCACGTAAAGATAAACAACAATTCCAAATCGCAAAACTTGCGACTGCACCAGGCTTATTCAATATCAATGAACCATTAATTTTCGGTTTACCAATCGTTATGAATCCAATCTATGTCATTCCATTTATCTTAGCCCCAGTGATTTGTAATATCTTTGGTTACCTATGCGTTTCTGTCTTTGAAATTATTCCACCAGTGGCAGTGGATGTAGGATGGACAACTCCAGGATTCTTGATTCCATTCTTAGGATCAGGTGGTACAAACTACTTATCTTTGGTTGTTGGTATCTTATGTGTTGGTATTTCTACATTGATCTATCTTCCATTCGTGAAAGCCGCAGCTGTTGCGAATTTAAAAGCCGCTGCAAAATTAGAAGCACAGGAAGATGATGACGACGCATTCGATATGAGCGGTCTATAA
- a CDS encoding 6-phospho-beta-glucosidase codes for MSLKKDFLWGGAVAAHQLEGAYNVAGKGVSIMDVSTGGTKDTPRRITNGIVEGEYYPNHEAIDFYHHYKEDIAMFAEMGFKCFRTSIAWTRIYPTGLEEEPNEEGLKFYDDMFDECLKHGIKPVITLSHFEMPYHLVEVYGGWRDRKLIDLFVKFAKTCFERYKDKVEYWMTFNEINNQANYNSEGSIYGDSGIIYTPEDHREQVMYQASHYELVASAKAIEIGHQINPNFKIGCMIAMCPIYPYSCAPEDILMAHKAMEKRYYYTDVHVFGKYPPNITKLWERKGFDMDVTKEDLEVLKKGCVDYIGFSYYMSFAIKQKAENIYYDYDESHDLVRNPHVEASDWGWQVDPVGLRYALNWFTDHYHKPLFIVENGLGAYDKVEENGEIHDHYRIDYLRKHIEQMKKAVDEDGVDLMGYTPWGCIDLVAASTGQMSKRYGFIYVDKQDDGTGSFDRSRKDSFYWYQKVIKTNGEDLS; via the coding sequence ATGAGCTTAAAGAAAGACTTTTTATGGGGAGGTGCTGTGGCAGCACATCAATTAGAAGGTGCTTACAACGTTGCTGGTAAAGGTGTAAGTATTATGGATGTGTCCACAGGCGGCACGAAGGATACCCCAAGAAGAATTACCAATGGTATTGTAGAAGGTGAATATTATCCAAATCATGAAGCTATTGATTTTTATCACCACTATAAAGAAGATATCGCAATGTTTGCGGAAATGGGTTTTAAATGTTTCCGTACATCTATTGCATGGACAAGAATTTATCCAACCGGTTTAGAAGAAGAACCAAATGAAGAAGGTTTAAAGTTTTATGATGATATGTTTGATGAATGTTTAAAACACGGCATTAAGCCAGTCATTACCTTAAGCCACTTTGAGATGCCATATCATTTAGTAGAAGTGTATGGTGGATGGCGTGATCGTAAATTGATTGATTTATTTGTGAAATTTGCGAAAACATGTTTTGAACGCTATAAAGATAAAGTAGAATACTGGATGACATTTAATGAAATCAACAACCAGGCAAACTATAATAGTGAAGGCAGTATCTATGGAGATTCTGGCATTATCTATACACCAGAGGATCATCGTGAACAGGTAATGTATCAGGCATCCCACTATGAGCTTGTCGCAAGTGCCAAAGCAATCGAAATCGGACATCAGATCAATCCAAACTTTAAAATCGGATGTATGATTGCTATGTGTCCTATCTATCCATATTCTTGTGCACCAGAAGATATCTTAATGGCACATAAAGCCATGGAAAAACGTTATTATTACACAGATGTGCATGTATTTGGCAAATATCCACCAAATATCACAAAACTGTGGGAACGTAAAGGCTTTGATATGGATGTCACAAAAGAAGATTTAGAAGTCTTGAAAAAAGGCTGTGTGGATTATATCGGATTCTCTTATTATATGTCCTTTGCGATTAAACAAAAGGCAGAAAATATCTACTATGATTATGATGAATCACATGATTTAGTAAGAAATCCACATGTAGAAGCAAGTGACTGGGGATGGCAGGTAGATCCTGTCGGCTTACGTTATGCTTTGAATTGGTTTACAGATCACTATCACAAACCATTGTTCATTGTGGAAAATGGCTTAGGTGCATATGATAAAGTAGAAGAAAATGGTGAAATCCATGATCACTATCGTATTGACTACTTACGTAAACATATTGAACAGATGAAGAAAGCAGTCGATGAAGATGGTGTAGATTTAATGGGTTATACCCCATGGGGATGCATTGATCTTGTGGCCGCAAGCACGGGACAGATGAGCAAACGTTATGGTTTCATATATGTAGATAAACAGGATGATGGCACAGGAAGCTTTGATCGTTCTCGAAAAGATTCTTTCTACTGGTATCAAAAAGTAATCAAAACAAATGGAGAAGATCTATCATGA
- the mscL gene encoding large conductance mechanosensitive channel protein MscL — protein sequence MKNIINEFKEFIMRGNVLDMAVGVIIGGAFQKIIGSLVNDVIMPVISLVTGGVDFSNWFIALDGHHYASLAEAQAAKAATLNYGTFITQVINFLIMAFVIFMMVKIMNTLANKVKKPVEEVVEPETKVCPYCMSEIDIHATRCPHCTSKLSES from the coding sequence ATGAAAAACATTATAAACGAATTTAAAGAATTTATTATGCGTGGTAATGTGCTGGATATGGCAGTCGGTGTCATTATTGGTGGTGCCTTCCAGAAAATTATCGGTTCTTTGGTAAATGATGTGATTATGCCAGTCATTTCCCTTGTGACAGGTGGTGTGGATTTCTCTAATTGGTTTATTGCGTTAGATGGTCATCACTACGCTTCTCTAGCTGAGGCACAGGCCGCAAAAGCTGCGACACTAAATTATGGTACTTTCATTACACAGGTCATTAATTTCCTGATTATGGCATTTGTCATCTTCATGATGGTAAAGATTATGAATACCCTTGCGAATAAAGTGAAGAAGCCTGTAGAAGAAGTCGTGGAACCAGAAACCAAAGTTTGTCCTTATTGTATGAGTGAAATTGATATTCATGCGACCAGATGTCCTCATTGTACATCGAAGCTAAGTGAATCTTAA
- a CDS encoding ROK family protein has product MNLLVLDIGGSSIKIAVMDEKHTIITRDKVKTPMDGMDALFTCLDDIWKRYGSQVEGLAISMPGVIDSAHGFAYTGGALRYLENRPFAKELSERYHIPVWIGNDAKCAAIAEVGYGALQGVEDAIVIILGTGIGGCLIKDGKVYNGKHFSSGEVSSLHMNVHHPIGETYNWWRISGILGLREIAQRYLETDEELSGEAFFQLVNEGNEKAIAALKEYATSLAVALFNIQAIYDGEVIAIGGGISAQPKLIEEVKAAFTQIAKNEPVYVPEIVPCAFRNDANLIGAYYQYQNMKLSDE; this is encoded by the coding sequence ATGAATCTTTTAGTACTGGATATAGGGGGAAGCAGTATCAAAATCGCGGTAATGGATGAAAAACATACGATTATTACCCGTGATAAAGTGAAAACACCGATGGATGGAATGGATGCATTATTCACATGTTTAGATGATATCTGGAAGCGTTATGGAAGCCAAGTGGAAGGACTTGCGATATCTATGCCAGGAGTTATTGACAGTGCGCATGGCTTTGCCTATACTGGGGGAGCACTACGTTATTTAGAAAACCGTCCGTTTGCGAAAGAGTTAAGCGAGCGATATCATATACCTGTATGGATTGGCAATGATGCCAAATGTGCTGCTATCGCAGAGGTTGGCTATGGTGCTTTACAGGGGGTTGAGGATGCTATTGTGATTATTCTTGGCACTGGAATTGGTGGTTGTTTGATTAAAGATGGCAAAGTATATAATGGAAAACATTTCAGTTCTGGAGAAGTTTCTTCTTTGCATATGAACGTACATCATCCGATCGGAGAAACCTATAACTGGTGGCGAATAAGCGGTATCTTAGGATTACGTGAAATCGCACAGCGCTATCTTGAAACAGATGAAGAGCTAAGTGGGGAAGCATTCTTCCAGTTGGTAAATGAAGGAAATGAAAAAGCAATCGCTGCATTAAAAGAATATGCGACATCATTAGCCGTTGCCTTGTTTAATATACAGGCAATTTATGATGGGGAAGTCATTGCCATTGGCGGTGGGATCTCAGCCCAGCCAAAACTGATTGAAGAAGTAAAAGCAGCATTTACACAGATTGCGAAAAATGAGCCAGTATATGTACCAGAAATCGTACCATGTGCATTCCGTAATGATGCTAATTTAATTGGTGCCTATTATCAATATCAAAATATGAAACTGTCAGATGAATAA
- a CDS encoding RDD family protein translates to MNTISLRQKAGSISAHSPSHIRRFVAFAIDWYLGSILVSLPVSIAYYQYFPQQSTILDIRVLPFTSACITLFASLIIACLYYVVLPYRMNGQTLGKKLMKLRITEKGKQQISWRALCIRQIIGIIVIEGSVYTISPLIYQLVCFASDQMLSTITYIHYALTIASIACLLFTKNRCAIHDYLAHTQVEAI, encoded by the coding sequence ATGAATACAATCTCTTTGCGCCAAAAGGCAGGCAGTATTTCTGCACATTCACCATCACACATCAGACGTTTTGTGGCATTTGCCATTGACTGGTACTTAGGAAGTATTCTTGTATCTCTTCCTGTTTCTATCGCATATTATCAATACTTTCCTCAACAATCCACGATATTAGATATCCGTGTACTACCCTTTACAAGTGCATGTATCACACTTTTCGCATCCCTCATCATCGCATGCTTATATTATGTGGTACTTCCTTATCGTATGAATGGGCAGACACTTGGAAAGAAATTGATGAAACTAAGAATTACAGAAAAAGGAAAACAACAGATTTCATGGCGGGCGTTATGTATACGTCAAATCATTGGCATTATTGTGATCGAAGGCAGTGTTTATACAATATCACCACTGATCTATCAGCTGGTATGTTTTGCAAGTGATCAAATGCTATCTACCATTACTTATATACATTATGCATTAACGATTGCCAGTATCGCATGTCTACTGTTTACAAAAAACAGATGTGCCATCCATGATTATCTAGCGCATACACAAGTAGAAGCCATTTAG
- a CDS encoding SDR family oxidoreductase: MKALITGASSGIGRDMARVLANMGVELYLVARRAQRLGELKEELDVPVHTMVLDLSKKQNCILLYERLKNEQIDILINNAGLGDYGNFDETKLSKDITMIDTNITALHILTKLFLKDFKQRDHGYILNVASSAAFLPGPLMATYYATKSYVLHLSMAIHKELRKAGSHVSISVLCPGPVKTEFDQVANVAFLMEGTSSEKVAATAIWGMFCHHLLIVPGILMKVSRIACRLLPDTVLMECSYHIQHHKNHGDHTHGK; encoded by the coding sequence ATGAAAGCATTAATCACAGGTGCAAGCAGTGGAATTGGTCGTGATATGGCAAGAGTACTTGCGAATATGGGTGTGGAATTGTATCTGGTCGCAAGACGAGCACAGCGATTAGGAGAATTAAAAGAGGAACTTGATGTTCCTGTACATACGATGGTATTGGATCTTTCTAAAAAACAAAACTGTATCTTGCTGTATGAACGATTAAAAAATGAACAAATTGATATATTGATCAATAACGCAGGACTAGGTGATTATGGCAACTTTGATGAAACAAAATTAAGTAAAGATATTACTATGATTGATACCAATATTACAGCTTTGCATATTCTGACAAAGCTTTTCTTAAAAGACTTTAAACAGCGTGATCATGGCTATATCTTAAATGTCGCAAGCTCTGCGGCCTTCTTGCCAGGTCCTTTAATGGCAACCTATTATGCCACAAAAAGTTATGTTTTACATTTAAGCATGGCCATACATAAAGAACTACGCAAGGCAGGCAGTCATGTATCTATTTCTGTATTATGCCCAGGACCTGTAAAAACCGAATTTGATCAGGTAGCCAATGTGGCATTCCTGATGGAGGGAACTTCCAGTGAAAAAGTGGCCGCAACTGCGATTTGGGGAATGTTTTGCCATCATCTGTTGATAGTGCCAGGTATCTTGATGAAAGTAAGTCGTATTGCCTGTCGCTTACTACCAGATACGGTATTAATGGAATGCAGCTATCATATCCAGCACCATAAAAATCATGGAGATCATACACATGGTAAGTAA